The Sulfitobacter sp. SK011 genome has a window encoding:
- the pip gene encoding prolyl aminopeptidase: protein MDKFPDQKRAVQYLYPPIDPFNQRMLAVGQGHSIYVEQCGNPDGIPVVVLHGGPGGGCSPSMRRYFDPDKYRVILLDQRGCGRSRPHASVTDNTTWHLVADIELIRTTLGIDGWIVFGGSWGATLALIYAQSHPEVVRHLVLRGVFLMTQAELDWFYGGGAGKFWPEVWARFAALIPEKERGDMISAYHQRLFSGDLPTEQKYGKAWAAWENALASIHSSGTAHEGPADYARAFARLENHYFTNAGFLEFDGQILAHMKRIAHIPGVIVQGRYDMICPPTNAFALSERWAKSELKMVRNAGHALSEPGISAELVRAMDRIAAQ from the coding sequence ATGGACAAATTTCCCGATCAAAAACGCGCGGTACAGTATCTTTATCCGCCGATCGACCCTTTCAACCAACGAATGTTGGCTGTTGGGCAGGGTCACAGCATCTATGTTGAACAATGCGGTAACCCAGATGGCATCCCTGTTGTGGTGCTGCATGGCGGGCCGGGCGGCGGGTGCAGCCCGTCGATGCGACGCTATTTTGATCCGGATAAATATCGGGTGATTTTGCTTGATCAGCGGGGATGTGGGCGGTCCCGGCCGCATGCGTCTGTGACGGACAATACAACCTGGCATCTGGTTGCGGATATTGAGCTGATTCGCACCACACTTGGGATTGACGGCTGGATTGTCTTTGGCGGGTCCTGGGGGGCCACCCTTGCCCTGATATATGCGCAAAGCCATCCGGAAGTTGTGCGTCACCTGGTGTTGCGCGGTGTCTTTTTGATGACGCAGGCCGAACTTGACTGGTTCTACGGCGGCGGTGCCGGCAAATTCTGGCCCGAGGTTTGGGCCCGGTTTGCGGCGCTGATCCCCGAAAAGGAACGCGGGGACATGATCTCGGCGTATCATCAGCGCCTGTTTTCCGGTGATCTCCCAACGGAACAGAAATACGGCAAGGCATGGGCCGCGTGGGAAAATGCGCTGGCGTCCATACATTCGTCAGGCACCGCGCACGAAGGGCCGGCAGATTATGCACGGGCTTTTGCGCGGCTTGAAAATCACTATTTCACCAATGCGGGCTTTCTGGAATTTGATGGGCAGATCCTGGCCCATATGAAGCGTATCGCGCATATTCCAGGTGTGATCGTACAGGGGCGCTATGACATGATCTGTCCTCCGACAAACGCATTTGCACTGTCAGAGCGCTGGGCGAAGAGCGAACTCAAAATGGTTCGCAACGCCGGGCATGCGTTGTCTGAGCCGGGGATCAGCGCCGAGCTGGTGCGCGCGATGGATCGGATCGCGGCACAATGA
- a CDS encoding ABC transporter substrate-binding protein, with protein MTRRNSLLDRRALFASGAAAALLAASGVSAAGIPRAGGRLRMALSDAARDDTWTNGEGLFMQVARQGLVFDTLTEVAADGTLRAELATGWHTSDAGRTWRFDLRPAVKFHDDTPLTAKDVAGSLAAVFGLGTTCIADGKYAVIIALNAPNPGLPLLLAQPEFVIRPAHAPQSGIGTGLYRVKHFAPGQQLVTERVSAHYKDGDAGWFDEVELVSIPSEKVRIQALAEILVDAVNVTDADGVTDLPDIALLPHRRMPSTAVSRDIAHPAQISQLRPLDNLRAAERWWFG; from the coding sequence ATGACACGGCGCAATTCCCTTTTGGATCGTCGCGCACTTTTTGCTTCTGGTGCTGCTGCCGCGTTGCTGGCGGCGTCTGGCGTGTCTGCGGCTGGAATTCCACGCGCCGGGGGACGTCTGCGGATGGCGCTGTCAGATGCCGCGCGCGATGACACTTGGACCAATGGCGAAGGCCTTTTTATGCAGGTTGCCCGACAGGGGTTGGTGTTTGACACACTGACCGAAGTTGCCGCAGACGGAACATTGCGGGCAGAACTGGCGACCGGATGGCACACGTCTGACGCTGGGCGCACGTGGCGGTTCGATCTGCGTCCAGCGGTGAAGTTTCATGATGATACCCCTCTGACTGCAAAAGATGTTGCTGGCAGTCTTGCCGCCGTCTTTGGCTTGGGGACCACATGTATCGCTGATGGGAAATATGCGGTCATTATCGCATTGAACGCGCCAAATCCCGGATTGCCACTGCTTTTGGCGCAGCCGGAATTTGTCATTCGCCCAGCGCACGCACCGCAGTCTGGCATTGGGACCGGCCTTTACCGCGTCAAACATTTTGCGCCGGGTCAGCAGCTTGTTACCGAGCGGGTTTCCGCCCATTACAAGGATGGGGACGCAGGATGGTTTGATGAGGTTGAGTTGGTGTCGATCCCATCTGAGAAAGTGCGCATTCAGGCGTTGGCAGAAATTCTAGTGGATGCGGTCAACGTGACAGATGCGGATGGGGTCACGGACTTGCCCGACATCGCGCTGCTGCCCCATCGCCGCATGCCTTCTACAGCGGTTTCGCGCGACATCGCACATCCGGCGCAGATCAGCCAATTGCGCCCGCTCGACAATCTGCGTGCAGCAGAACGCTGGTGGTTTGGATAG
- the rimP gene encoding ribosome maturation factor RimP: MNNDLIAKAAIDRRMAEIITPVIEDMGFELVRVRLMSGKTTILQIMADRPEAGIEVDELALISQAIGATLDVEDPIVEEYTLEVSSPGIDRPLTRLKDFDMFEGYEAKIETEELIDGRRRFKGELAGVEGDEVLINVEEGTIGLKFDWLSDAKLVLTDELIKEMLRQRKASGAIDETKFDEIQTEESDEGDT, from the coding sequence ATGAACAACGACCTGATTGCCAAAGCAGCCATTGACCGCCGCATGGCCGAGATCATCACACCGGTGATCGAGGATATGGGGTTCGAATTGGTGCGCGTGCGGTTGATGTCGGGCAAGACCACGATTTTGCAGATCATGGCGGATCGGCCAGAGGCGGGCATCGAAGTGGATGAACTTGCCCTGATCTCTCAGGCGATTGGTGCGACACTGGATGTCGAGGATCCCATTGTCGAAGAATATACCCTTGAGGTGTCCAGCCCCGGTATTGACCGTCCGCTGACCCGGCTCAAGGATTTTGACATGTTCGAAGGCTATGAGGCCAAGATTGAAACTGAAGAGCTGATCGACGGCCGCCGCCGCTTCAAGGGCGAGTTGGCGGGTGTTGAAGGTGACGAAGTCCTGATCAACGTCGAAGAAGGCACGATTGGATTGAAATTCGACTGGCTGTCGGATGCCAAATTGGTGCTGACCGATGAGTTGATCAAAGAAATGCTGCGCCAGCGCAAAGCGTCGGGTGCAATTGACGAAACCAAGTTTGATGAGATCCAGACTGAAGAGTCTGATGAGGGAGACACCTAA
- the nusA gene encoding transcription termination factor NusA codes for MAITSANQLELLQTAEAVAREKMIDPGLVIEAMEESLARAAKSRYGAEMDIRVAIDRKTGRATFTRVRTVVADDELENYQAEFTVEQAKQYMENPEVGQTFVEEVPPVEMGRIAAQSAKQVILQKVREAERDRQYEEFKDRAGTIINGLVKREEYGNVIVDVGAGEAILRRNEKIGRESYRPNDRIRVYIKEVRREQRGPQIFLSRTAPEFMAELFKMEVPEIYDGIIEIKAVARDPGSRAKIAVISYDNSIDPVGACVGMRGSRVQAVVNELQGEKIDIIPWNEDQPTFLVNALQPAEVSKVVLDEEAGKIEVVVPEEQLSLAIGRRGQNVRLASQLTGLDIDIMTEEQESQRRQAEFELRTKLFMDNLDLDEFFAQLLVSEGFTNLEEVAYVEVEELLVIDGVDEDTAGELQARARDVLEAKNKAAMDAARALGVEDSLVEFEGLTPQMLEALGKDEVKTLEDFATCADWELAGGWTTVDGERVKDDGVLEPFDVSLEDAQAMIMTARIMLGWVDPADLEPDATEEDEELTEEAEA; via the coding sequence ATGGCCATTACATCTGCAAACCAGCTTGAGTTGTTGCAAACCGCCGAGGCGGTTGCGCGCGAAAAGATGATCGACCCCGGTCTGGTCATTGAGGCGATGGAAGAATCGCTCGCCCGCGCTGCCAAGTCGCGGTATGGCGCAGAAATGGACATTCGCGTGGCGATCGACCGCAAGACAGGTCGCGCGACATTCACCCGTGTCCGTACTGTTGTGGCAGACGACGAGCTTGAGAATTATCAGGCGGAATTCACGGTCGAACAGGCCAAACAATATATGGAGAATCCAGAGGTCGGTCAGACCTTTGTTGAGGAAGTGCCGCCCGTTGAAATGGGCCGTATTGCCGCACAATCCGCCAAGCAGGTGATCTTGCAAAAGGTTCGCGAAGCCGAGCGTGACCGCCAGTACGAAGAATTCAAAGACCGCGCCGGGACAATCATCAACGGTCTGGTCAAGCGCGAAGAATATGGCAACGTCATCGTTGATGTGGGCGCGGGCGAAGCAATTCTGCGCCGCAATGAGAAAATTGGCCGCGAATCTTATCGCCCCAATGACCGCATCCGTGTCTACATCAAAGAGGTTCGCCGCGAACAGCGTGGCCCACAGATTTTCCTGAGCCGTACTGCGCCAGAATTCATGGCCGAGTTGTTCAAGATGGAAGTGCCAGAAATCTACGATGGCATTATCGAGATCAAGGCCGTTGCCCGCGACCCCGGATCGCGCGCAAAGATTGCCGTGATCAGCTATGACAATTCTATCGACCCGGTTGGTGCCTGCGTTGGTATGCGCGGCAGCCGCGTTCAGGCCGTTGTGAACGAGCTTCAGGGCGAAAAGATCGACATCATTCCATGGAATGAAGATCAGCCAACCTTCCTTGTAAACGCATTGCAGCCTGCGGAAGTCAGCAAAGTCGTTCTGGATGAAGAAGCCGGCAAGATCGAAGTTGTCGTGCCGGAAGAACAGCTGAGCCTTGCCATTGGCCGCCGCGGTCAAAACGTGCGTCTGGCGTCACAGCTGACCGGTCTTGATATCGACATCATGACAGAAGAGCAGGAAAGCCAGCGCCGACAGGCCGAATTTGAACTGCGCACAAAGCTGTTCATGGACAACCTTGACCTGGACGAATTCTTTGCTCAGCTGCTGGTGTCCGAAGGGTTCACGAACCTTGAAGAAGTTGCTTACGTTGAAGTTGAAGAATTGTTGGTCATCGACGGTGTCGACGAAGACACCGCTGGCGAATTGCAGGCCCGAGCCCGCGATGTGCTGGAAGCCAAAAACAAAGCAGCGATGGATGCCGCCCGTGCCTTGGGTGTTGAGGACAGCCTGGTTGAATTTGAGGGTCTGACACCCCAGATGCTAGAGGCGCTGGGCAAAGACGAAGTGAAAACGCTGGAGGACTTTGCAACCTGCGCGGATTGGGAATTGGCGGGTGGCTGGACAACGGTTGATGGCGAACGCGTCAAAGACGATGGTGTCCTTGAACCGTTTGATGTTTCCTTGGAAGACGCTCAGGCCATGATCATGACCGCGCGCATCATGCTGGGCTGGGTCGACCCTGCCGATCTGGAGCCGGATGCGACGGAAGAAGACGAAGAGTTGACTGAGGAGGCCGAGGCCTGA
- a CDS encoding RNA-binding protein produces MGRGGVPKDRDDGPDRKCIATGDVQPKHGLVRFVVGPDDQVVPDILGKLPGRGIYVAADRTAIELAVQKNLFSRAAKRPVKVPEGLADEVEKQLARRVVDLISLQRKAGKAVAGYEKVKGWLQMEEAEVLVQAVDGSGRGKSKLSTPHYGHYIGWLTADELGLAFGRQTVIHGALASGGLTQRVVEEAGRLKGVRVIEAGKGQSKG; encoded by the coding sequence ATGGGTCGCGGTGGCGTTCCAAAAGACCGAGATGACGGTCCTGATCGCAAGTGCATTGCCACGGGTGACGTGCAACCAAAACATGGGTTGGTGCGTTTTGTTGTGGGTCCTGATGATCAGGTTGTGCCTGACATACTTGGTAAGCTACCTGGGCGGGGCATTTACGTTGCGGCGGACCGAACGGCGATTGAATTGGCTGTTCAGAAAAACCTGTTCTCACGGGCTGCCAAACGACCGGTGAAAGTCCCGGAGGGTTTGGCGGACGAGGTTGAAAAGCAACTTGCGCGCCGTGTGGTCGACCTGATCTCGCTGCAGCGCAAGGCGGGAAAAGCGGTTGCTGGCTATGAGAAGGTTAAAGGCTGGCTGCAAATGGAAGAGGCCGAGGTTCTGGTGCAGGCCGTTGATGGTTCTGGACGCGGCAAATCGAAACTAAGTACGCCGCATTATGGCCATTACATTGGTTGGCTGACGGCGGATGAATTGGGTTTGGCATTCGGTCGCCAAACTGTGATACATGGGGCGCTCGCCTCTGGTGGACTCACGCAACGTGTTGTAGAGGAAGCCGGAAGACTTAAAGGCGTGCGCGTAATCGAGGCTGGCAAGGGCCAGTCGAAAGGATAG
- the infB gene encoding translation initiation factor IF-2, translating into MSDSDGRKTLGLGGSRPSNVKQSFSHGRTKNVVVETKRKRVVVPKPGGQKPSGPGAGPVSDPTKRPAGITDAEMDRRLKAVQAAKARESEEAAAREAEEKARAEDRERRRAEIEAKEAEDREREESLKAKADEEERAKREAEAVAKAAAAPSEPAAARPAPNKPAPGPTVRKTDRDREETDKRNKQGEDNRRSGKLTLNQALSGGEGSRHRSMAQMKRKQERARQKAMGGNVEREKIVRNVNLPPAIVVSELASRMAEKTGAVVKALMNNGLMVTQNETIDADTAELIIEEFGHKVVRVSDADVEDVIKLAEDDPKDLVDRPPVITIMGHVDHGKTSLLDAIRNAKVVAGEAGGITQHIGAYQVTTDSGQVLSFLDTPGHAAFTSMRSRGAQVTDIVVLVVAADDAVMPQTIEAIAHAKAAKVPMIVAINKIDKPAANPDKVRTDLLQHEVIVEKMSGEVQDVEVSATTGQGLDELLEAIALQSEILELKANPNRAAVGAVIEAQLDVGRGPVATVLIQNGTLRQGDIFVVGEQYGKVRALINDQGERVKEAGPSVPVEVLGLNGTPEAGDVLNVTETEAQAREIATYREKAAKDKRAAAGAATTLEQLMANAKADEDVSELPILVKADVQGSAEAIVQAMEKIGNDEVRVRVLHSGVGAITETDVGLAEASGAPIMGFNVRANASARNTANQKGVEIRYYSVIYDLVDDVKSAASGLLSNEIKENFIGYANIKEVFKVTGVGKVAGCLVTEGIARRSAGVRLLRDNVVIHEGTLKTLKRFKDEVPEVQSGQECGMAFENYDDVRPGDVIEIFEREEVTRTLS; encoded by the coding sequence ATGAGCGATAGTGACGGTAGAAAAACATTGGGTCTGGGCGGTTCGCGTCCAAGCAACGTAAAGCAGAGCTTTAGCCATGGCCGGACCAAGAACGTTGTGGTCGAAACCAAGCGCAAGCGCGTTGTGGTGCCAAAACCGGGCGGGCAAAAGCCATCTGGCCCTGGTGCCGGACCGGTCAGCGATCCTACGAAACGCCCGGCAGGCATTACTGATGCCGAAATGGACCGTCGCCTGAAGGCAGTTCAGGCCGCGAAGGCACGCGAGTCTGAAGAAGCAGCCGCACGTGAGGCTGAAGAAAAGGCGCGCGCAGAAGACCGCGAACGCCGCCGTGCCGAGATTGAGGCCAAAGAGGCCGAAGATCGCGAACGCGAAGAGAGCCTCAAGGCGAAGGCAGACGAAGAAGAGCGCGCAAAGCGTGAAGCAGAGGCCGTGGCCAAAGCTGCTGCTGCCCCCTCCGAGCCTGCAGCCGCCCGGCCTGCACCAAACAAACCCGCCCCCGGCCCCACTGTCCGCAAGACGGATCGTGACCGCGAGGAGACGGACAAACGGAATAAGCAGGGCGAAGACAACCGTCGCTCTGGCAAGCTGACGTTGAATCAGGCGCTTTCTGGTGGCGAGGGCAGTCGCCATCGTTCGATGGCGCAGATGAAGCGCAAGCAGGAACGTGCGCGTCAGAAAGCCATGGGTGGCAACGTTGAGCGCGAAAAGATCGTGCGCAACGTGAACTTGCCCCCTGCCATCGTTGTGTCAGAGCTGGCCTCTCGCATGGCCGAGAAAACCGGTGCAGTCGTCAAGGCGTTGATGAACAACGGTTTGATGGTGACGCAGAATGAAACGATTGATGCGGATACCGCCGAACTGATTATCGAGGAATTTGGACACAAAGTTGTCCGCGTTTCAGATGCTGACGTCGAAGATGTGATCAAACTGGCAGAGGATGATCCCAAAGACCTTGTGGATCGTCCACCGGTCATCACGATCATGGGCCACGTCGACCACGGCAAAACATCTTTGCTCGACGCCATTCGCAATGCCAAGGTTGTGGCGGGCGAGGCCGGCGGGATCACCCAGCATATCGGTGCCTATCAGGTCACGACCGACAGCGGCCAAGTGCTGTCGTTCCTTGATACACCGGGTCACGCGGCGTTTACGTCGATGCGATCACGTGGTGCTCAAGTCACTGATATTGTCGTCTTGGTTGTTGCTGCTGATGACGCCGTCATGCCGCAAACGATTGAGGCGATTGCACACGCAAAAGCGGCCAAGGTGCCGATGATTGTTGCGATCAACAAGATCGACAAGCCGGCAGCCAACCCTGACAAAGTGCGCACTGATCTTTTGCAGCACGAAGTTATCGTCGAAAAGATGTCTGGTGAAGTGCAGGACGTTGAGGTTTCGGCAACCACCGGGCAAGGCCTGGACGAGTTGCTTGAGGCCATCGCATTGCAGTCTGAAATCCTTGAGCTGAAGGCCAATCCAAATCGCGCCGCTGTCGGTGCCGTGATTGAGGCTCAGCTTGACGTGGGCCGCGGCCCTGTTGCAACTGTTCTGATCCAGAATGGCACGCTGCGCCAAGGCGACATTTTTGTTGTCGGCGAACAGTACGGTAAAGTTCGTGCCCTGATCAACGACCAGGGTGAGCGTGTCAAAGAGGCTGGGCCATCGGTTCCCGTTGAGGTCCTTGGCCTGAACGGCACACCCGAAGCGGGTGATGTGCTGAACGTGACAGAAACCGAAGCGCAGGCGCGTGAGATTGCCACCTATCGCGAGAAAGCTGCAAAAGACAAACGCGCTGCGGCTGGTGCGGCGACAACGCTGGAACAGTTGATGGCGAACGCCAAAGCCGACGAAGACGTCAGCGAACTGCCGATTTTGGTGAAAGCCGATGTGCAGGGTTCGGCCGAAGCGATTGTTCAGGCGATGGAAAAGATCGGCAATGACGAAGTGCGCGTGCGCGTGCTGCATTCCGGCGTCGGTGCGATTACGGAAACCGATGTCGGCCTGGCTGAGGCATCAGGCGCGCCGATCATGGGCTTTAACGTCCGCGCCAATGCATCAGCGCGCAACACCGCGAACCAAAAAGGCGTCGAGATCCGATATTATTCGGTGATCTATGATCTTGTGGACGATGTGAAATCGGCGGCGTCCGGCTTGCTCAGCAACGAGATCAAAGAGAACTTTATCGGATATGCGAATATCAAAGAGGTCTTTAAGGTCACGGGTGTTGGCAAGGTCGCGGGCTGTCTCGTCACCGAAGGTATCGCACGCCGGTCGGCTGGTGTGCGCCTGTTGCGCGACAACGTTGTGATCCATGAAGGCACGCTGAAGACACTCAAGCGCTTTAAAGACGAAGTGCCGGAAGTACAGTCAGGTCAGGAATGTGGCATGGCGTTTGAGAACTACGATGATGTCCGCCCAGGCGATGTCATCGAGATTTTCGAACGCGAGGAAGTCACCCGTACGCTGAGCTGA
- a CDS encoding (deoxy)nucleoside triphosphate pyrophosphohydrolase, with amino-acid sequence MKVVLVSAVALIDVDGRVLLAQRPAGKSMAGLWEFPGGKVEQGETPEVALIRELEEELGINTWASCLAPLTFASHSYDEFHLLMPLFACRKWEGTPTSREAQALKWVRVNDMRNYPMPAADLPLIPILRDWL; translated from the coding sequence ATGAAAGTTGTGCTGGTATCTGCCGTTGCTCTGATCGATGTCGACGGCCGAGTGCTGTTGGCACAGCGCCCTGCGGGCAAATCGATGGCGGGTCTTTGGGAATTCCCCGGCGGCAAGGTTGAGCAGGGCGAGACCCCGGAAGTCGCGTTGATCCGGGAACTGGAAGAAGAGTTGGGCATCAACACCTGGGCCTCCTGTTTGGCCCCGCTGACGTTTGCCAGCCACTCGTATGATGAGTTTCATTTGCTGATGCCGCTGTTCGCCTGCCGCAAATGGGAAGGGACACCAACGTCCCGCGAGGCGCAGGCGCTCAAATGGGTGCGGGTCAATGACATGAGGAATTACCCCATGCCCGCAGCCGATTTACCCCTTATTCCCATTCTCAGAGACTGGTTATGA
- the argJ gene encoding bifunctional glutamate N-acetyltransferase/amino-acid acetyltransferase ArgJ codes for MGKITAVSPLAPAKFPDLPIIDGVQFATCAAGVRYQGRTDVMLAQLAPGTAIAGAFTRSATRAAPVLDCQAKIGGASDQGAAILVNSGNANAFTGRGGVTAVEAITTAVAAACGVPQSRVFTSSTGVIGEPLPHDRITSVLGDLTKLLDAGGIAAAAKAIMTTDTFPKGATAEVMINDKPVKIAGIAKGSGMIAPDMATMLVYIFTDALVDQSALQAMVSEHTDKTFNCITVDSDTSTSDSLIMAATGASGVDATNSDVFKTALFDLMLDLAHQVVQDGEGATKFVEISVTGAANDADAKVHAMAIANSPLIKTAIAGQDPNWGRVVMAIGKSGAAADRDLLSIRFGDVEVAKDGWRSPDYSEEAAAEHMKGQNIVIGVSLGLGTGAATVWTCDLTHGYIEINADYRS; via the coding sequence ATGGGTAAGATTACTGCTGTATCGCCACTGGCCCCGGCAAAATTCCCCGACCTGCCGATTATTGACGGTGTGCAATTTGCCACCTGTGCTGCAGGCGTCCGGTATCAGGGTCGCACTGACGTCATGTTGGCCCAACTGGCCCCCGGAACAGCAATTGCCGGGGCATTTACCCGGTCCGCAACACGCGCGGCACCTGTTCTGGACTGTCAGGCAAAAATCGGTGGCGCATCTGATCAAGGTGCGGCGATTTTGGTCAACTCGGGCAACGCGAATGCCTTTACCGGGCGCGGTGGCGTAACTGCGGTCGAGGCGATCACCACGGCGGTTGCGGCTGCCTGTGGCGTTCCGCAATCGCGGGTCTTTACCTCATCAACCGGGGTGATCGGTGAACCCTTGCCCCATGATCGCATTACCTCGGTCTTGGGTGATCTGACCAAACTGCTTGACGCAGGCGGCATTGCGGCAGCCGCCAAGGCCATCATGACAACCGATACCTTCCCCAAAGGGGCGACTGCCGAGGTCATGATCAACGACAAACCCGTAAAGATCGCGGGTATTGCCAAGGGGTCCGGGATGATCGCGCCGGATATGGCGACGATGCTGGTCTATATTTTTACCGACGCGTTGGTCGATCAATCGGCGCTGCAAGCCATGGTGTCGGAGCATACCGACAAGACATTTAACTGCATTACCGTTGATAGCGATACCTCCACCTCGGACAGCTTGATCATGGCCGCGACGGGCGCGTCTGGTGTTGACGCCACAAACAGCGATGTATTCAAAACCGCGCTTTTTGATCTGATGCTCGACCTTGCGCATCAGGTTGTGCAGGACGGTGAGGGGGCAACAAAGTTTGTAGAGATTTCTGTGACCGGTGCTGCAAATGATGCCGATGCCAAGGTCCATGCAATGGCGATTGCCAATTCACCATTGATCAAGACGGCGATCGCAGGGCAGGATCCGAACTGGGGCAGGGTGGTGATGGCCATCGGTAAATCAGGTGCCGCCGCAGATCGGGATCTTTTGTCAATTCGGTTCGGCGATGTTGAAGTCGCCAAGGACGGCTGGCGCAGCCCGGATTATTCGGAAGAGGCCGCAGCGGAACATATGAAGGGTCAGAACATCGTGATTGGCGTCAGCCTTGGTTTGGGAACCGGTGCCGCAACCGTCTGGACCTGTGATTTGACCCATGGATACATTGAGATCAACGCCGATTACCGATCATGA
- a CDS encoding peptidylprolyl isomerase, whose protein sequence is MHKTRTFLASVAMAAVFALPATAQDETTFDTVVATVNGKNITVGHMIVARATLPEQYQQLPDEVLFSGILDQLIQQTALADTFSGELPARARLSLENETRSLTAAEVIESVMSQPITEEAIQAAYDEQYADADLGEEFNASHILVETEEEAKAIVEELSGGADFAELAKEKSTGPSGPSGGSLGWFGAGMMVPEFETAVAGMEAGSVSDPVKTQFGWHVIKLNEKRITEAPMLDSVREELDLQVRQTLVQAEIEKVTAAADVNKDAAATIDPAVTKNVEWLE, encoded by the coding sequence ATGCATAAAACCCGCACTTTTCTGGCATCTGTGGCAATGGCAGCCGTTTTTGCCCTTCCTGCAACAGCACAGGACGAGACAACGTTTGACACTGTTGTCGCCACCGTGAACGGCAAGAATATCACCGTTGGTCATATGATCGTTGCGCGCGCCACTCTGCCTGAGCAGTATCAGCAACTGCCGGATGAGGTCTTGTTTTCCGGCATCCTCGACCAATTGATCCAGCAAACGGCGCTGGCCGACACCTTTAGCGGCGAATTGCCTGCCCGTGCCAGACTGTCACTTGAAAATGAAACCCGATCGCTCACCGCAGCCGAAGTGATCGAAAGTGTGATGTCTCAGCCGATAACAGAAGAAGCCATTCAAGCGGCCTATGACGAACAATACGCCGATGCTGATCTGGGCGAGGAATTCAATGCGTCACATATTCTGGTCGAAACAGAAGAAGAGGCGAAAGCCATTGTTGAAGAGTTGAGCGGTGGGGCTGACTTTGCCGAACTGGCAAAGGAAAAATCAACCGGTCCATCAGGCCCCAGCGGCGGGTCATTGGGATGGTTTGGTGCCGGTATGATGGTTCCGGAATTTGAAACTGCGGTTGCCGGCATGGAAGCGGGCAGTGTTTCAGACCCGGTGAAAACACAATTTGGCTGGCATGTGATCAAGCTGAACGAAAAACGTATCACCGAGGCACCCATGTTGGACTCCGTGCGCGAGGAACTGGATTTGCAAGTCCGACAGACCCTTGTTCAGGCTGAGATCGAAAAGGTAACAGCCGCGGCAGACGTCAACAAAGACGCGGCCGCAACGATTGATCCGGCAGTCACCAAGAACGTTGAGTGGCTGGAATAG